One Brassica napus cultivar Da-Ae chromosome C4, Da-Ae, whole genome shotgun sequence genomic region harbors:
- the LOC106395218 gene encoding GATA transcription factor 2, translating to MDVYGLSSQDLLRVDDLLDFSNEDIFSASSSTSTAAPSSSSFPPQNPNYHHHLPSSADHSFLHDICVPSDDAAHLEWLSQFVDDSFADFPANPLGGTMTSVKTETSFTGKPTSKRSKPPAALVGTWAPMSEPDQNIHVTGRSKPKKEHSNGGGRHQSSSAETAEGAGLRRCTHCASDKTPQWRTGPLGPKTLCNACGVRFKSGRLVPEYRPASSPTFVLTEHSNSHRKVMELRRQKEVMRQPHQVQLHHHHHHPSF from the exons ATGGACGTCTATGGCTTATCTTCACAAGACTTACTTAGAGTCGATGACCTTCTTGACTTCTCCAACGAAGACATCTTCTCCGCCTCTTCTTCCACTTCCACCGCGGCTCCGTCCTCCTCCTCTTTCCCTCCTCAGAACCCTAACTACCACCATCATCTCCCTTCCTCCGCCGATCATTCTTTCCTCCACGACATCTGCGTTCCC AGTGATGACGCAGCTCACCTGGAGTGGCTCTCACAATTCGTGGACGACTCCTTTGCTGATTTTCCGGCGAACCCACTAGGAGGAACTATGACGTCCGTGAAAACTGAAACCTCGTTTACGGGGAAACCAACAAGCAAAAGATCAAAACCTCCAGCTGCTTTGGTCGGAACATGGGCACCGATGTCGGAACCCGACCAGAATATTCATGTCACCGGGAGGTCCAAGCCTAAGAAAGAACACTCCAACGGAGGAGGAAGACATCAATCTTCGTCAGCGGAGACCGCGGAAGGAGCAGGGTTGAGGAGATGCACTCACTGTGCATCGGATAAGACGCCACAGTGGAGGACAGGACCACTCGGGCCTAAGACGCTGTGTAACGCATGTGGAGTCCGGTTTAAATCCGGTAGACTTGTACCGGAATACAGACCGGCTTCGAGTCCGACTTTTGTTTTGACTGAGCATTCAAACTCTCACCGGAAAGTGATGGAGCTGAGAAGACAGAAGGAGGTTATGAGACAACCACACCAAGTCCAacttcaccaccaccaccaccatccgTCGTTTTAG